GGAGCGGCGAGGTACTGGGCCTGGCCGCCGTCGCGGTGGGAGGGCAGGACGAGGTCCCGGGCGATGGTGTTGGCCGTCGCCGCGCCGTACTCGCGTCGGAGCAGATGCAGGGTGAGGTCGAAACCCGCCGCCGCTCCCGCGCCCGTGACGACCTGCCCTTCGTCGATGTACAGGGCCTCGGCCTCGACGGTGACCGCTGGATACCGGCTCGCGAGGAGCTCGGCGAAGCGCCAGTGGGTGGTGGCACGCCGCCCGTCGAGCAGCCCCGCCGCGGCCAGGGCGAACGCGCCGACGCAGTGACCCGCGACCAGCCCGCCCCGCTCGTGGGCCGCGGTGAACGCGTCGAGCACGGCGGGCGCGGGCGGCGTACGGAAGTCGGCCCAGGGCAGGGCGATCACGAGGTCGGCGGTGGCGAGCCGCTCCAGGCCGTGCTCCACGGTGATCGGCACCCCGGCGTCGGAGCGGACCTGCCCCGGCCGGTCGGTGCACAGGGCGAAGTCGAAGCGGGGCAGAGACGAGCCCCGCTCGTCGAACACCTCGGAGACGATGCCGGCGCCGAGGATGCCGACGCCCGTCGGGGCGTAGGCGGCGATGGTCACGAAAGGCGGCATGCGGCAGTGTGGCACGTTTCCTGCGATCAGTGGCAGAAGGGCCACTCGTTGCCCCGCCTTCCGCCCGGAAGACTCATGGGCATGACGAACGCACCGACAGACGCCCCGCTCGGCCAGAGCGCCACGTACACGATCCTCACCACCGGCTACACGGGCTCCACCGGCCCCGGAGTCGCCGCCACCGTCTCCTACATCCGCGACGCGGACCGGCACGTGATCGTCGATCCGGGCATGGTGGCGAGCAGGAGCCGGATCCTGGACCCGCTGGCGGAACTCGGCCTCGGCCCGGACGACATCACCGACGTGGTGCTGAGCCACCACCACCCGGACAACACCATGAACGTGGGCCTGTTCGGCAACGCCCGGGTCCACGACCACAAGGCGATCTACGAGAACGACCAGTGGACCGACCGGGACGCCGAGGGCTTCGAACTCGCCCCGTCCCTGCGGCTGATCCGCACGCCGGGCCACAGCCGCGAGGACATCACGCTGCTCGCGGGCACCGCCGAGGGCACGATCGCCTTCGTGGGCGACCTGTGGTGGCGGCCGAACGGCCCGGTCGACGACCCGGTCTCCCCCGACCGGACGACGCTGCGGACGTCACGGCTGCGGGTGCTCGCCACCGCCGATGTGATCGTGCCGGGTCACGGCGGCGCGTTCAAGGCCGACGAGACGGCGCCGGTCTAGGCGACATGACCGCCCCCACGTGCCCGGCCACGCTCGGCGGCCCGTGTCGCGGGTCGTCAGTCGACGCCGGAGAGCAGGAAGCCGGCGATCAGCAGGCCGAAGCTCACCGGCGCGAACACGAAGACGGACAGCAGGGGAATCCAGCCGATGAGTCCCTCGCGGATGGTGCGCCCGGCCTTGAGGCGGCCCTGCGGGCGGTTCACCTCGGTCCGCACGCCGAGGCGTTCGGCGGCCCGGTCCGACACGATGACGCCCGCGCCCGGCTCCCGGTGCCGCAGGGCCCGGCGCACCAGGGCGTCGATCGTCTCGTCGCTGCCCGCGAGCTTGTTGAGGATGAGCCGCACGCCGTGCGCGTCGGTGAGGATGAGCCGGTCGTCGGTCCTGACCTGCCCCGGCACCTCCAGACGGCCGACCTTGGTGAGCCGGGCGAGGTCGACGGTGCGCCGTCCGGCCAGGGTGCGGGCGGACAGCAGATCGCCGTCGTGCGGGCGGGCGCGCCAGCCCATGTGCGCGTAGGCGGCCACCAGGCCACTGACGGCGCACGAGACGAGGTTGACGAGCAGGAATCCGTCGCCGATCAGCCGGGCCCGGATCAGCAGCACCGGCACCACCAGGAGAACGGGTGGCGTCAGGAGGGCGACGAGGTCGGCGACGCGCCGCCCTGTTCGTCCCTGTCCGCGGAATATCTCCGCGGGTGCGGCGGAGTCAGGGGGCGTGCCCGGGGCGTTGATCGTCACGGCGGTGACGCTATCGCGTGCGGATCGCCCGGTGACAGGCGCCTCAGGACTGCTTTCCGCCCGAGCCCGATCCCCGTACCGGAGCGGTGATGTGGGGGCATCGCACGGCTCTCGGTACGAAGTCCATGCCGGTCTCCTCCGCCATCGCGGCGAAGAACTTCCGGCCGTCGGCGGACTGCCGCGAGGTGGACCACGCGTAGGCGGGCCAGGGGTCCATGGCGCGGTGGAGGG
This Streptomyces sp. NBC_01283 DNA region includes the following protein-coding sequences:
- a CDS encoding GlxA family transcriptional regulator; amino-acid sequence: MPPFVTIAAYAPTGVGILGAGIVSEVFDERGSSLPRFDFALCTDRPGQVRSDAGVPITVEHGLERLATADLVIALPWADFRTPPAPAVLDAFTAAHERGGLVAGHCVGAFALAAAGLLDGRRATTHWRFAELLASRYPAVTVEAEALYIDEGQVVTGAGAAAGFDLTLHLLRREYGAATANTIARDLVLPSHRDGGQAQYLAAPVPEDCRDDRLAEVLAWAREHLHEPLPVTELARRALMSRRSFARRFSAATGTTPHAWLVGLRLSSAEELLETTDLPVEEIARRVGYGSAAVLREQFVRRRGVPPRSYRRAFTRAP
- a CDS encoding MBL fold metallo-hydrolase gives rise to the protein MTNAPTDAPLGQSATYTILTTGYTGSTGPGVAATVSYIRDADRHVIVDPGMVASRSRILDPLAELGLGPDDITDVVLSHHHPDNTMNVGLFGNARVHDHKAIYENDQWTDRDAEGFELAPSLRLIRTPGHSREDITLLAGTAEGTIAFVGDLWWRPNGPVDDPVSPDRTTLRTSRLRVLATADVIVPGHGGAFKADETAPV